In the Nitrospirales bacterium LBB_01 genome, one interval contains:
- a CDS encoding DUF1049 domain-containing protein: MRDFLLLKFLPISISVFLLVVFLDQNQREVPVKVFFGNPFHFNLTLIIIFSAALGAAITILSFWMIKRMQDKLKKRKETEI, encoded by the coding sequence ATGAGAGATTTTTTATTATTAAAATTTTTACCGATTTCAATTTCTGTATTTCTACTGGTAGTGTTCCTTGACCAGAACCAAAGGGAGGTACCGGTTAAGGTTTTCTTTGGAAATCCGTTCCACTTTAATTTAACTTTGATTATAATTTTTAGTGCAGCGCTTGGAGCTGCCATAACAATACTGTCTTTTTGGATGATTAAAAGGATGCAGGATAAGCTAAAAAAACGCA
- a CDS encoding response regulator, translated as MEHETEISNNKTAIRVIIVEDEIIVARDIEMKLKKIGYNVLDIVTTAEEAIQKAGELSPDLMLMDITLEGKMDGIEGAAKIEELYNIPIVYLTAHTDIETLGRARITEPYGYIVKPFAVRDLLVAVSMALYRHRMEARVKVINTILKVFLKPITFEAKLEQSLRLVTSIPRLFLQTMGVIFLALDDSDELVIAASIGTPECTTVTLGKCLCGIAAGSKEIVFADNIDKRHELNKDAPPHGHYCVPIVAANKLFGVICVYVCEGHKRDTADEEVLTSFADIIANVLSYAK; from the coding sequence TTGGAACACGAAACAGAAATATCCAACAACAAGACTGCAATAAGGGTCATCATTGTTGAGGATGAGATAATTGTTGCCCGCGATATAGAGATGAAGTTAAAAAAAATCGGATATAACGTCCTTGATATTGTCACAACCGCTGAAGAGGCAATACAAAAAGCAGGAGAGTTATCGCCTGACCTTATGCTTATGGATATAACACTTGAAGGCAAAATGGATGGGATTGAGGGTGCTGCTAAAATTGAGGAGCTATATAACATTCCAATCGTATATCTAACTGCTCACACAGATATTGAAACTCTGGGGCGGGCAAGAATTACAGAGCCTTATGGCTATATCGTTAAACCATTTGCTGTCAGAGACCTGCTTGTGGCTGTCAGCATGGCTCTTTACAGACACAGAATGGAGGCAAGAGTTAAGGTAATAAACACGATATTAAAGGTGTTTTTAAAGCCGATAACTTTTGAGGCAAAATTAGAGCAGTCCCTTAGGCTTGTAACGTCAATCCCAAGGCTTTTCCTTCAAACAATGGGCGTCATCTTTTTAGCTCTGGATGACTCTGATGAGCTTGTTATAGCCGCATCAATTGGAACTCCGGAGTGCACCACTGTAACACTTGGTAAGTGCCTTTGCGGAATAGCCGCTGGCTCTAAGGAGATAGTGTTTGCCGACAATATTGATAAGCGTCACGAATTGAATAAAGACGCACCACCCCATGGCCATTACTGTGTGCCCATAGTTGCGGCTAACAAACTATTTGGCGTAATCTGTGTCTATGTATGCGAGGGACATAAGAGAGATACTGCCGATGAGGAGGTCCTTACCTCATTTGCCGACATTATAGCCAATGTGCTGAGCTACGCAAAATAA